Part of the Anomaloglossus baeobatrachus isolate aAnoBae1 chromosome 1, aAnoBae1.hap1, whole genome shotgun sequence genome, CATCCTTCCATATGCAACCTAATCCACAGCAACAGTACTTTCAAAGTCAGCCTGAGGGTAAGTtcccacagtgcgtttttcgcggcctttttgcgtgtttttcgggtgtgtttttgctcagaaaacgctgGGATATTGCTTCCCCCGCAAAGtctttgagttttcatttttgctgtctgcacacagcggtttttttttagctgcgtttttgtggtgcccacaaaaacgcagcatgtcaattatttttacgTTTTTCACTGCGTGttgcacccattgagttcaatcagatgttaaaaaacgcaatgaaaaacgcaaattgcaaatatagctgcgctttagtgcgtttctatgactaaaaacgcagctataaacgcaaggggtgggcagtaaagtgacatttACAGGACGAGGATTCCTTctatcagtaaatacagaagcgtgaatcctcccggtaccgtcaccgccgcgtccacctccagtcctgtgcatgtctgctgccgtgcggcgccatctgggcgggaggtggaggcagctgcgaaaacaaaagtgaacagtagaaaaaaaaaaatgtcatactcacctgtctgcagactcccggtgtcatgcccgctcccagctcctctcccggtacccgccgctccggctgtgtgcagacgaccgggacacctccgatagctgcaggacctggcgctgatcacctgatgcggtcacctgatgcatcagctgatcgtaagtctcgcggtgacgccggcgcccggccggcttaacctgttaGCGGataccgtcaggagacttcatctcctgattaccggcagctcctgcagcgatcggacaggatcagactccactccaggagctgccggtaatcagcacataagtgaatatttttttttttgcactgatgcatcatctgattgtataaactgcttttatacaatcagctgatgtgtgatgtgattcacatcctggaacctgacacatcatctgatcgctttgccttccagcaaaccgatcagatgatattggatccggattggacggcacgggaccctgacgcaggattactgcggagaggggttctttatttcaataaagatggagtcactaattgtgttgtgttttatttctaataaaaatatttttctgtgtgttgtttttttttatctttactagaaattcatggtggctatgcctaatattggcgtgacaccatgaatttcgggcttagggccagctgataatatacagctagccctaaccccattattacccagcgagccacccgtcaccagggcagctggaagagttggatacagcaccagaagatggcgcttctatgaaagcgccattttctggggtggctgcggactgcaattcgcagcgggggtgcccagaaagcttgggcaccctgcactgtggattccaatccccagctgcctagttgtacctggctggactcaaaaattgggcgaagcccacgtaattttttttaaaattatttcatgaaattcatgaaataaaaaaaagtgcttccctatatttttagttcccagtcaggTACAAATAGAGGAAACAGTGGCTGCACCTAACTATAGAATTTGAATGAGCCGAACTAATATAGCGGCCGGGCGTATTACACATGATCCATAGTTCTAAGGTATTAATGTTAGGTACATATAGAATGAGGATTTGAAATTTATATCCAGCTGTTTAGACCTGTTGTTGTTTTGTATCCTTGATAgaatatatggttaattatactcttGAGCTACGGTCCTTCGGTACTTGCCGCGAAGCATTTCCTAGTAACAACTCACCTGGCCTAACTACCACAGGTAACGTTAGCTTTATCAGTTACACTCCGTACAACACTATCCTCACCATTCGGACACCTTCCATTTTATGATAGGGTGTTGGTATCATGGTCATTATACACCTCCTATGTTCTACTTACAATGATCATAAATCCTAATTGATCCTTCCGCTTTTCTAAACTGAACCCCTACGTTGACAATATGTGATGATTTTTTTGTACATTTGTTatatgctttgtaattatttgtgtttacatttgtatttagatggtccctttgatgaagaccaaaatatggtcgaaacgttaaaattgtggacatcatatgcatgaatctttttttcaaaataaaataagtataaaaagaaactcttttgtgtctgactacattgaggtagtgtgccggagctctccCCCCTTTTCAGTCTacgtattttctcctgagcacctatatggTGAAGCAAGGTCTTCTCTCCCTTTTGTACTTTTATTTTTGACCCTGCTCCCAACCTCAAGGcagacgatttttgacattttagtAACTTTTTCAGAATATCAAATAGAATATTTGATATCCCCATGTCACAATCTCACTTTACAACTTTTTCCTATAATGAGGAAGAGACTAATAACATTATATCTAAAATAACATCTTCCAGCAATTTTTTAAGCATCCCGTCAGAGGATATATGGAAAAGAGATCTGGAGAAAGAACTACGTAGACATACGTCATTAGAACTTCATGCAATCACTTTAGCGGAATATCACCGCACGAAAAGGATCCCGCGGGGCCTCAGAGTGGCATTAAGACCAACCCTCTTTTCCAAGAATATTGAGTTTTGTGATCGGTTTGAGGCAATTATTAACAAATGCTCCATGGATATTATCGTTCTAACAATAGATTTCTTACAGAAAGAAATTAGCCTTGTATCCGACAACATCAGAGCAGCGGACGAACAACTGAAGCAGACATTATCTGCATCAGACCTAGCACAACTCAAGAAGAAGACAGATGACATCATCGGTGAGTTTCGGAGGGACCTAGAAGCCAGAAAGAGGAGTAAGTTCCTTAGAGACCAGGACGACTACACCAGAGGAACGGTATATAGATGGCGGGCTGGAGAATCTTACAACACCAGACGACCCCAGGGTTACGGAGGATACTCCTCCTCGGACACATCAGACACCGATTCCAGACCACAGAGGCAGCCACCAACTTTTTTAGGACAACGCAGGTTACCACCAAGAAGAAGACAAGGAGGGGGCGGAGATCCCAACCGGTACCAGAGGGGAGAACGTGTTTGGACCAGATCACAGGTAAATTCAACCTGGTCTTCAATATTTCCTCCTACATCCTATCACCAGCGGAATACTTAGTACTCCAAAAGGGCTTAACATTTTGTCCTACTCCATCGTATGATACATTTAAGGTTGAACAGGAACTCTCACGTTTCTTTAGATCCATCCGCCTTAAAGCTCATTTTGCACAGAATGAACTGTCAGATACACAAGGCATTAACATTATGCCGAATACAGAGGAGTTGTGTTTCTCTTTGAAAAAGCTCAATTTACAGGTCCCCAGCTCCTATGTACCCCCAAGGTCCTATCATCCGATAGAGACGTATGTTGAACTAGTCTCCAATGAAGTTAGGGAATTAAACAAAAGAATCACGGCAGGTGATTTTCATGTCAGGAATAATTTATCTGTGGAAGAGAGCAGAGCTATAGCCAGCCTTAGAAATAATTCCTCTATTGTCattaagccagcagataaaggTGGGGCGGTAGTTATCATGGATAAGCAGTATTATGTTTCGGAGATAATGGGTCAGTTATCAGATCGTGAGACATATGAGCTATTGGCACAGGATCCCACTTCACAAATTGCCAAGACGATTAGAGATTTGACCAGAAGATATCTGGAATTAGGCATCATAGATCAGAAATTACATGGGTTTTTAAATAACACACATCCCGTTATACCTGTGTTCTACACTTTACCCAAGATACACAAGAACCCCTCCCATCCACCGGGTAGGCCCATTGTGGCCTCGACCGACTCTATACTGTCTCCGTTGGCAAAAACTGTCGAAGATTCTGTCCCCATTTGTTCCATTAACACAATCATACATCAAGGACACGTCTCATTTCCTCGAGATTATTACAGAATTACATCAGATCCCGCCAACATCCATTCTGGCTAGTATGGATGTCAATAGCCTTTACACGAGTATCAATCATGAAGATGGTATACAAGCCACAAATTGGTTCCTTGATAACTACACCTCACTTCCTGTAAACAACAAGAAATTCTGCATTGACTTGCTCAGAGTTATCCTGGACAGGAACTACTTCCTATTTCAAGATAAGTTCTATCTTCAACGGAGGGGGACTGCCATGGGTTCTAACATGGCACCCCCCTATGCGAATATTTTTATGGCATTTTTTGAGGAGAGATTTGTCCACCCCCACCCCTTGGTCATTAAACACGCCTTGGTTTGGCGCAGATATATTGACGATATCTTTCTCATTTGGGACGGGGGTTTAGACTCTTTGATGGAATTTTTCAGTCATATTAATTCATGCATGGTGGGGCTCACGTTCACAATACACCAAGACTTAACTCAGATCAATTTCCTTGATTGTATGATCATTAAGCAGAAAGAAGGGACACTGACTACGGATATTTATTCCAAACCAAAAGATAGGAATAGTTTATTGTTGTATACTAGTAACCATCCTAAACATATGAAGATATCGTTACCACGTTCACAGCACATACGTGTTGATAGATTGGTCTCTGATAGTGATACCAGGACAATACGCCACCAAGAAATGAGCAATAAGTTCCTTGAGAGGGGCTATCCTCCAGCGGTGGCTGCAGTCACTCGACCTGGAACAATTAGACCTTGTGACACTAGTAATCATATACCGTTTATCAACACCTTTCATCCCTTTTCTCCCCTACTAAAACAGATCATACTGAAACATTGGTCCCTGTTATCTGCGGCGTATCCATGTGTAACAGAATTCGGCAACCCACCACTGTTTTGTTTCAAAAGATCGGACAACTTGAGAAACAGTTTGGTTCGGGCTGACATAGGCTCGACCACATATAAGTCACGACAAGCGTTTTTGGACACACCACAGCGGGGCACATTCCCATGCTTGGGATGTGCCCAGTGTTCTAATGTAATTAAGGGTGGAACATTCTCACACCCTAGAACAGGCAAAATTTACAACATCAAGGGCTTATACACTTGTAATAGTGCCTATGTAGTCTATCTtattaagtgtccatgcggtctcggatatgttggggagactacccagcatgtccgggacCGCATCAATAAGCACAAGTCTGATATCCGTTGTGGCCGGTCGTTACTACCCATACCCCAACATTTCATTGCACAAGGACATATGATCTCACAATTACGCTTTCAGGTGATTGATTCTGTTGATGTTCTCCGCAGGGGTGGTGATAGGATTAGACGCTTAAGGGAAGTTGAAGCCAAATGGATTCACACTTTAGACACTATAGAACCACACGGGCTGAACCGTAGATACGAATCAGGTCTATAAGTGGTTTTTCTTATATTGGTCGTTATGGCTCTGCTCTTGATCTCACCCCGCAGTATTTTGGTTCATTGATGTATGTTAATACAGCTTCTGATAAATTTACTCTCTATATGATTCTTTTAGGTACCTAACAATCTGGGATGCTttcaggctgttttttttttttttttttgtatatctgtatatagatgtatatagctTAGATCATATAGTGTATATAGTTTGCGGGCCCCATATTTTTTCACATTACGATAGGGTTTTTATATAGATTCCCCtaaccccccccttccccccccccccaaccaccaCCCAACCCCCCCCCTTTTCTCCCTTCCCGTCTTCATGTTCATTATCCCTGGGACCCTGCTGTTACGTATATTGGGATTTTCTATACATGGTATAGTAATATATTGGAGGTCTCTAATCATGTGTAATCcagtgtatgtatacatacatatgtgcACATTGTACATATTCCTTTGTTTAGGGTGTTAGATTAGCACATTGGTGCACATATATGGCATGTTTACTTCATTAGTGTGCACATGTTGAAGTATAACATCGATATAGGTTTACACATGAGATGAGATAGATCATCTTATGTTTAAAACATGATAAACTATGGTGAAATGTAATGATCTATGCCATTTTGCGATTCTAATATATTTCTCCTTTCTTTCAGAATTATTGATACCGCACTCCTGGGCACTTTTTCTGATATGCAGCCCATAGAACGGCACCTATTTACCACTTATTTTGGATTAGTGACGCCCCCTACACTATCGTCACTCATAGGACCCACCTCCTAGCCTTCCCCTCTTCACTAGTGGCACCTGAGACCGGAAaaacgcaaaccggaagtgacgtcacccgaaaccggaagtgacgctacGGATAGTCACATGACGTTTGGAACGCAAACGTCACACTGGGCCACCACCCCACTTCCTCAATTATGCGACAGGAAATGATTAGTGCAGGTTTCCTCCTTCTGTCTTTATTTAGACAGTCCGGTCCCCCTTGGGCGATACCCATAACCATTTAGGAACCTGAACAGGTCTATCAACTATGTTATGATCTCTTAGTTCTAATAGATAAGCTAAGTATATTCATTTTTGAAAAAATTTCTTTTATTTATTAGAGACCCTCACCTACTATATATACTGCAGCCTGGTTCCCTATACTAGACAGGGATTATTGCTCAGAGGACTTCCGCATGCAACACTAGAGTATACAGGAACTGGTTTCAACTAGGATAAGGACACTACTCTGTTGCACCTTATTGGTAGGTCTCACTATATAAGTCATAGGTCTGTAGACACATAATCAGTACAGTCACAATATACTGTGTTATGTATTATAGGATACTGGAGCAAAATATTGCTCTCCTATTTCCTTACTAGACCCTGTTACAGAGTGAGTACATGTAAGTTCTCTCCTTTATAATATGATCCAGTGTGTGGATCCCATGGACTCATGTCTCTTTGTCTCCTTATAGAGGAAACAGTGGCTGCACCTAACTATAGAATTTGAATGAGCCGAACTAATATAGCGGCCGGGCGTATTACACATGATCCATAGTTCTAAGGTATTAATGTTAGGTACATATAGAATGAGGATTTGACATTTATATCCAGCTGTTTAGACCTGTTGTTGTTTTGTATCCTTGCTAgaatatatggttaattatactcttGAGCTACGGTCCTTCGGTACTTGCCGCGAAGCATTTCCTAGTAACAACTCACCTGGCCTAACTACCACAGGTAACGTTAGCTTTATCAGTTACACTCCGTACAACACTATCCTCACCATTCGGACACCTTCGATTTTATGATAGGGTGTTGGTATCATGGTCATTATACACCTCCTATGTTCTACTTACAATGATCATAAATCCTAATTGATCCTTCCGCTTTTCTAAACTGAACCCCTACGTTGACAATATGTGATGATTTTTTTGTACATTTGTTatatgctttgtaattatttgtgtttacatttgtatttagatggtccctttgatgaagaccaaaatatggtcgaaacgttaaaattgtggacatcatatgcatgaatctttttttcaaaataaaataagtataaaaagaaactcttttgtgtctgactacattgaggtagtgtgccggagctctccCCCCTTTTCAGTCTacgtattttctcctgagcacctatatggTGAAGCAAGGTCTTCTCTCCCTTTtttaggtacaaataggcagctgggggttgggagcagcccgtacctgcc contains:
- the LOC142312796 gene encoding uncharacterized protein LOC142312796, producing the protein MSQSHFTTFSYNEEETNNIISKITSSSNFLSIPSEDIWKRDLEKELRRHTSLELHAITLAEYHRTKRIPRGLRVALRPTLFSKNIEFCDRFEAIINKCSMDIIVLTIDFLQKEISLVSDNIRAADEQLKQTLSASDLAQLKKKTDDIIGEFRRDLEARKRSKFLRDQDDYTRGTVYRWRAGESYNTRRPQGYGGYSSSDTSDTDSRPQRQPPTFLGQRRLPPRRRQGGGGDPNRYQRGERVWTRSQNY